In Paenacidovorax monticola, the genomic window GACCTGGCCCTCCACCGCGTACTGGCCCATCAGGCCAGGGGCTTCCAGCCGCTGAGGCGGCGGCGGGGGCAACTGGGGGGCCGGGCCCGGCGGGAGGGCGCGTGCGCTCAGGCTGCACAGGCCGAATGCGAGTGCGGCAGACAGGGTGATGACATGCGTGGACATGGAGAAGCTCCTTGGGTTGGGGGAAAACACCCCACCTGTGGCGCAAACACCGTGCCAAAAGAGATTCCCTTTGAAATCAATGGGTTGCACGCATCCAATGTCGTGCACCGTCCGCTTTCGTGACGCCCGGGTGTCACGGAATCGGACACCGGCTTCCATCCGGCAGATTCACTCCAACTGGAACTCGGCCAGCTTGCGGTAGAGCTGCTGGCGGGAGAGCCCGAGGCGCCGTGCCGCCTCTGCGCGGTTGCCGGCCGTCGCCGCCAGGGCGCGCACGATCATCTCGCGTTCCACGCGGGCGACGGCCAGTCCCATGGGGCCGTCCCAGTCGATGTCCAGGCCCGGGGCGGACGCAGCCGGCGTCTGCAGTCCGATGTGCTCGGCATCGATGACGGGTCCATGGCTGAGGATGGCCGCGCGTTCCATGGCATTGCGCAGTTCGCGCACGTTGCCGGGCCAGGGGTGGGCCAGCAGCAGCCGGGCCGCCGCCGCGCTCAGCCGCTTGGGCGAGTCGCCGCCCTGCAGGCGCAGAAAATGTTCGGCCAGCAGCAGCACGTCGCCCAGGCGCTCGCGCAGCGGCGGCAGCCACAGCGGCACCACCTGCAGGCGGTACCACAGGTCTTCCCGGAAGCGTCCCTCCTTGACCGCGGCAGGCAGGTCCCGGTGTGTGGCCGCGATGATGCGCACGTCCACGGACTGGACGCGGTTGGCGCCGACAGGGGTGATCTCGCGTTCCTGCAGCACCCGCAGGATCTTCGCCTGCGTGGACGGTGGCATGTCGCCGATCTCATCGAGGAACAGGGTGCCGCCGTCGGCCTCGCGAAAGCGCCCGATGCGCTCGCTGACGGCGCCGGTGAACGCGCCCTTGACGTGGCCGAACAGCTCGCTCTCCAT contains:
- a CDS encoding sigma-54-dependent transcriptional regulator, with protein sequence MARILIVDDDAAFRGSLAETLEDLGHAVLQAETTDAGLHRLRTEDVDAAIVDLRMPGEDGLAFLRRAAHISQVPCIMLTAYASGGNTIEAMRLGAFDHLTKPVARAALVETLDRALQRKADTPGQGQAAEALLASGEPADGFELVSSSEAMRQVFKRIGLAAGSDATVLILGETGTGKELVARALHRNSGRATGPFVAVNCAAIPAELMESELFGHVKGAFTGAVSERIGRFREADGGTLFLDEIGDMPPSTQAKILRVLQEREITPVGANRVQSVDVRIIAATHRDLPAAVKEGRFREDLWYRLQVVPLWLPPLRERLGDVLLLAEHFLRLQGGDSPKRLSAAAARLLLAHPWPGNVRELRNAMERAAILSHGPVIDAEHIGLQTPAASAPGLDIDWDGPMGLAVARVEREMIVRALAATAGNRAEAARRLGLSRQQLYRKLAEFQLE